One Candidatus Limnocylindrales bacterium DNA window includes the following coding sequences:
- a CDS encoding ATP-binding cassette domain-containing protein encodes MSRVVKTFHAGTPNEVRALRGVSVSIDDGSFLMVIGTNGSGKSTLLNAVAGSFEVDDGSIRIAGQDVTTWPEHRRASLVGRVFQNPFAGTAPDMSIAENIALATRRGLARGLGWALSPRLRRDMQERVRTLGMGLEHRLENPIGTLSGGQRQALTLLMATWRRPSLLLLDEHTAALDPKSADQVIRLTGEIVARDRLTTLMVTHSMQQAVNLGDRLIMMNQGEILHDFRGAEKKRLRVPELLARFEEVRRSEQLDESAAEVLRGAYV; translated from the coding sequence GTTCCACGCCGGCACGCCCAACGAAGTGCGTGCGCTGCGCGGCGTGAGCGTGTCGATCGACGACGGATCGTTCCTGATGGTGATCGGAACCAACGGCTCCGGAAAGTCGACGCTGCTCAACGCCGTTGCCGGCAGTTTCGAAGTCGACGACGGCTCAATCCGCATCGCTGGCCAGGACGTCACCACGTGGCCTGAGCACCGGCGTGCGAGCCTCGTGGGCCGCGTGTTCCAGAATCCGTTCGCGGGCACCGCTCCGGATATGTCGATCGCCGAGAACATCGCGCTGGCGACCCGCCGTGGACTTGCGCGCGGGCTCGGCTGGGCGCTGTCGCCAAGGCTTCGCCGCGACATGCAGGAGCGCGTGCGCACGCTCGGCATGGGCCTCGAGCATCGCCTCGAGAATCCGATCGGCACGCTTTCCGGCGGCCAGCGCCAGGCGCTGACGCTGCTGATGGCAACGTGGCGGCGCCCGTCGCTGCTGCTGCTCGACGAGCACACGGCAGCGCTCGACCCGAAAAGCGCCGACCAGGTGATCCGGCTGACCGGTGAGATCGTCGCGCGAGATCGCCTGACGACGCTGATGGTCACGCATTCGATGCAGCAGGCCGTCAATCTCGGCGACCGGCTGATCATGATGAACCAGGGCGAAATCCTTCATGACTTCCGCGGCGCCGAAAAGAAGCGGCTGCGCGTGCCGGAGCTGCTCGCGCGATTCGAAGAAGTCCGCCGCAGCGAGCAGCTCGACGAGAGCGCAGCAGAAGTCCTTCGCGGCGCCTACGTCTGA
- a CDS encoding GAF domain-containing SpoIIE family protein phosphatase yields the protein MSELLRGDAARLRLLYELGSAFAERVELAELCAFVLASCRDVLDAESASILLLDAERGELFFPYVSDSSPEVVERLLSMRFPAEQGIAGRVLRSGESALVDDVAADPSFYPAVDRHSHTTTRSLLCSPLAAARGAIGVVQVRNRRGGGAFSPDDLEFLDALAGSIAVALENARLYAQLKSQVAALELAVVEHKQLTALHHELDIAAGIQQSILPGTFPPFPDRREIDVFAAMLPAKEVGGDFYDFFFVDDHRLGFVVGDVSGKGMPAALFMAVSRTFLKSIATHGLAPRECLERVNELLYFENRLEMFVSVFYGVLDVRTGDVEYSNGGHNPPLVLRRGGTIESLAGTGGTVLGILPGLRYRSGSARLADGETMFLYSDGITEAMNAGGECFGESRLTASLARVGSGDPRALVERAVADVETWAAGEAQSDDITALSVTWHGARRRAADPAQP from the coding sequence ATGAGCGAGCTGCTGCGCGGCGACGCCGCACGGCTGCGGCTGCTCTACGAGCTCGGCTCGGCGTTCGCCGAGCGCGTCGAGCTCGCCGAGCTGTGCGCGTTCGTGCTGGCGAGCTGTCGCGACGTGCTCGACGCCGAGAGCGCCTCGATCCTGCTGCTCGATGCCGAGCGCGGCGAGCTGTTCTTTCCATACGTTTCCGACTCGTCGCCCGAAGTCGTCGAGCGGCTTCTGTCCATGCGCTTCCCCGCGGAGCAAGGCATCGCGGGACGGGTGCTGCGCAGCGGAGAGTCGGCGCTCGTCGACGACGTGGCGGCCGATCCGTCGTTCTATCCGGCCGTCGACCGACATTCGCACACGACGACGCGAAGCCTGCTGTGCTCTCCGCTCGCGGCCGCGCGCGGTGCGATCGGCGTCGTGCAGGTTCGCAACCGGCGCGGCGGCGGCGCGTTCTCGCCGGACGACCTCGAGTTCCTCGATGCGCTCGCCGGCAGCATCGCCGTCGCGCTCGAGAATGCGCGGCTTTATGCACAGCTGAAGAGCCAGGTTGCGGCGCTCGAGCTTGCGGTCGTGGAGCACAAGCAGCTCACCGCGCTGCATCACGAGCTCGACATCGCGGCCGGCATCCAGCAGTCGATCCTTCCCGGCACGTTCCCGCCGTTTCCCGATCGCCGCGAGATCGACGTCTTCGCGGCGATGCTGCCCGCGAAGGAAGTCGGCGGGGATTTCTACGATTTCTTCTTCGTCGACGATCACCGGCTCGGCTTCGTGGTCGGCGACGTCTCGGGAAAAGGGATGCCGGCGGCGCTGTTCATGGCCGTCAGCCGTACGTTCCTCAAGTCGATCGCCACGCACGGCCTCGCTCCGCGCGAATGCCTCGAGCGCGTCAACGAGCTCCTCTACTTCGAAAACCGGCTCGAGATGTTCGTGAGCGTCTTCTACGGCGTGCTCGACGTTCGCACCGGCGACGTCGAGTACAGCAACGGCGGCCACAATCCGCCCCTCGTGCTGCGTCGCGGCGGCACGATCGAATCGCTCGCCGGTACCGGTGGAACGGTGCTCGGCATTCTTCCGGGGCTCAGGTATCGCTCGGGAAGCGCGCGTCTTGCCGACGGCGAGACGATGTTTCTCTACAGCGACGGCATCACCGAGGCGATGAACGCCGGCGGAGAGTGCTTCGGAGAATCGCGGCTCACCGCATCGCTCGCACGCGTGGGGAGCGGCGATCCGCGGGCGCTGGTCGAACGCGCCGTCGCCGACGTCGAGACGTGGGCCGCGGGCGAGGCGCAAAGCGACGACATCACCGCGCTGTCGGTCACATGGCATGGCGCGCGACGGCGCGCGGCGGATCCGGCGCAGCCTTGA
- a CDS encoding DUF1043 family protein — MAISVQLIVALVVGVGIGLVAGYLTFPAIREAKRLRIQLDGILAEHETYKKSVSAHFRKTGELVGEMTRSYAAVYDHLATGARSFAAEAASEMTLPFGPSPGMLASPVIETASEPSSPGASMEPSPAPSMDPSPAAAMKAPSAAAMDSSPDSPAMESTDAALDGSMLAAEVFVGTEGALDSSSDTTTSADGSADAESRKA; from the coding sequence ATGGCGATTTCTGTACAGCTCATCGTTGCGCTCGTGGTCGGGGTCGGCATCGGCCTTGTCGCCGGCTACCTCACGTTCCCGGCGATCCGCGAGGCCAAGCGCCTGCGCATCCAGCTCGACGGAATTCTCGCAGAGCACGAGACGTACAAGAAGTCGGTCAGCGCGCACTTCCGCAAGACCGGCGAGCTGGTCGGCGAGATGACGCGCAGCTATGCTGCCGTCTACGACCACCTCGCAACCGGCGCGCGCAGCTTTGCCGCCGAAGCCGCCTCTGAGATGACGCTTCCATTCGGGCCGTCTCCGGGAATGCTGGCTTCGCCTGTGATCGAAACGGCATCAGAACCGTCGTCGCCGGGTGCGTCGATGGAGCCGTCGCCGGCTCCCTCGATGGACCCCTCGCCGGCTGCTGCGATGAAAGCGCCGTCCGCCGCTGCGATGGACTCGTCGCCGGATTCTCCCGCGATGGAATCGACCGACGCTGCGCTCGACGGCTCGATGCTGGCCGCCGAAGTATTCGTCGGCACCGAAGGCGCGCTCGATTCGTCGTCGGACACGACGACGTCGGCCGATGGCTCCGCCGACGCCGAATCTCGCAAAGCGTGA
- a CDS encoding enoyl-CoA hydratase → MAAASYEHITYEVSGGVATCTLSRPEQLNAYTPRMGIELRDAMYAAAADDSVRVIILTGAGRGFCAGADMKLLGAFSGAGRMTGQGDLPAITHPEPPGPVRPDFKTEYSYLMSIPKPIIAAINGPAAGVGFVFALFCDIRLAAASARMGAIFSRRGLIAEYGISWILPRLVGLANANDILFSGRLVTASEAERMGLVSRVIDDADFAAEVREYANDLVRRSSPRSIRVMKRQVYEDQTNTLAESVDVALREMHESLRSEDFREGVAHFMEKREPKFTGK, encoded by the coding sequence GTGGCCGCAGCGTCCTACGAACACATCACCTACGAAGTCTCCGGCGGCGTTGCGACCTGTACGCTGTCGCGACCGGAGCAGCTCAACGCCTACACGCCGCGCATGGGCATCGAGCTGCGTGATGCCATGTATGCCGCCGCCGCCGACGACAGCGTGCGCGTCATCATCCTGACCGGGGCCGGGCGCGGATTCTGTGCCGGCGCCGACATGAAGCTGCTCGGCGCGTTCAGCGGCGCCGGCCGCATGACGGGGCAGGGCGATCTGCCGGCGATCACGCATCCCGAGCCGCCGGGCCCGGTGCGCCCCGACTTCAAGACCGAGTACAGCTACCTGATGTCGATCCCGAAGCCGATCATCGCGGCGATCAACGGGCCGGCTGCCGGCGTCGGATTCGTCTTCGCGTTGTTCTGCGACATCCGGCTTGCCGCGGCGTCGGCAAGAATGGGCGCGATCTTCTCGCGGCGCGGGCTCATCGCCGAGTACGGGATCAGCTGGATTCTTCCGCGCCTCGTCGGCCTGGCCAATGCCAATGACATCCTGTTCTCCGGACGCCTCGTCACCGCGAGCGAAGCCGAGCGCATGGGCCTCGTCAGCCGCGTGATCGACGACGCCGACTTTGCCGCCGAGGTGCGCGAGTATGCCAACGATCTCGTGCGCCGCTCGTCGCCGCGCTCCATTCGCGTGATGAAACGGCAGGTGTACGAGGACCAGACCAACACGCTTGCCGAATCGGTCGACGTCGCGCTGCGCGAAATGCACGAAAGCCTGCGCTCGGAGGATTTCCGCGAGGGCGTTGCGCATTTCATGGAAAAGCGCGAGCCGAAGTTTACCGGCAAGTAG
- a CDS encoding GNAT family N-acetyltransferase — MAGAQSIQGYGFEGNGFMLRGWRLDDAESLAANADNRNVWINLRSRFPRPYTTAAARSWISRTIGGRERGLQLAIEVDGLAVGGISVDVVTANTPRTGEIGYWIGEAYWGRGIAGQAVATAYPVAYEKLSLDRLRAVVRSSNAASLRILERCGFQMQSRMRRSDRRPGSAVVEMVYTRDREGFVSRDALVTATVA; from the coding sequence ATGGCGGGCGCACAATCAATTCAGGGCTACGGTTTCGAGGGCAATGGCTTCATGCTGAGAGGCTGGCGTCTCGACGACGCCGAATCGCTTGCGGCAAACGCCGACAACCGAAACGTGTGGATCAACCTGCGCTCGCGCTTTCCGCGGCCGTACACCACGGCCGCGGCACGCTCGTGGATCTCGCGGACGATCGGCGGCCGCGAGCGCGGGCTGCAGCTTGCAATCGAAGTGGACGGTCTTGCCGTCGGCGGCATCAGCGTCGACGTCGTCACCGCGAACACGCCGCGCACCGGCGAAATCGGATACTGGATCGGAGAGGCGTACTGGGGCCGCGGGATCGCAGGACAGGCGGTCGCGACGGCGTATCCGGTCGCGTACGAAAAGCTCTCGCTCGATCGCCTTCGCGCGGTGGTGCGCTCGTCGAACGCCGCGTCGCTTCGCATCCTCGAGCGCTGCGGATTCCAGATGCAGAGCCGCATGCGGCGAAGCGATCGCCGTCCGGGAAGCGCCGTGGTCGAGATGGTCTACACGCGCGACCGCGAAGGGTTCGTCTCCCGGGATGCACTCGTGACGGCGACCGTCGCTTAG
- the gluQRS gene encoding tRNA glutamyl-Q(34) synthetase GluQRS produces the protein MNDDARSSLSPPPDAAAASPRGRYAPSPTGPMHVGNARTALVAWLSIRSRGGSFVWRIEDLDPPRIVAGSAEEHISDLAWLGLDWDEDPQSGGPFAPYVQSERGEVYEAALRVLHDAGRLFPCTLSRKDLASMSSAPHGPDEEAPYPVSARPSQLEDGWYERLRSDPAPAAALRFRVSDEPVAFVDRVYGPIADPVAGDFVLKRRDGLYAYQLAVVVDDWLMRIDEVVRGADLIGSTGRQIQLLEALGARRPVHAHVPVVRNAAGEKLSKRDRAITLASLREAGVRAEQLVGYLAWSLGLIDRPVAASAQELIEAFAWSRIRREDTRLPEDFVERVRLIK, from the coding sequence GTGAACGATGACGCTCGATCGAGCCTCTCGCCACCGCCGGATGCAGCGGCCGCGAGCCCACGCGGACGCTATGCGCCGTCGCCCACCGGTCCGATGCACGTCGGCAATGCGCGCACTGCGCTGGTCGCGTGGTTGAGCATCCGTTCGCGCGGCGGAAGCTTCGTGTGGCGCATCGAAGACCTCGACCCGCCCCGTATCGTCGCCGGCAGCGCTGAAGAGCACATCTCGGATCTGGCGTGGCTTGGGCTCGACTGGGACGAGGATCCGCAATCCGGCGGACCGTTCGCACCGTACGTGCAGTCCGAGCGCGGCGAGGTCTACGAGGCCGCGCTGCGCGTGCTTCACGATGCGGGCCGCCTGTTCCCGTGCACGCTGTCGCGCAAGGATCTGGCATCGATGTCGTCCGCACCGCACGGACCGGACGAGGAAGCTCCGTACCCCGTCTCCGCGCGGCCGTCACAGCTCGAAGATGGCTGGTACGAAAGACTGCGCAGCGATCCTGCACCGGCGGCTGCGCTGCGCTTTCGCGTAAGCGACGAGCCCGTCGCGTTCGTCGATCGCGTGTACGGCCCGATCGCGGACCCGGTCGCCGGCGACTTCGTGCTCAAGCGGCGAGACGGGCTCTATGCGTATCAGCTCGCCGTCGTCGTCGACGACTGGCTGATGCGGATCGACGAGGTCGTGCGCGGCGCGGACCTGATCGGATCGACCGGTCGCCAGATCCAGCTTCTCGAAGCGCTCGGCGCGCGGCGGCCGGTGCATGCGCATGTGCCGGTGGTCCGTAACGCCGCGGGTGAAAAGCTTTCCAAGCGCGACCGCGCCATCACGCTCGCGTCGCTGCGCGAGGCCGGTGTGCGCGCCGAACAGCTCGTCGGCTACCTCGCGTGGTCGCTCGGGCTCATCGACCGTCCGGTCGCTGCGAGTGCGCAGGAGCTCATCGAAGCGTTCGCATGGAGCCGCATTCGGCGTGAGGATACGCGGCTTCCGGAGGATTTCGTCGAGCGCGTGCGATTGATCAAGTGA
- a CDS encoding tetratricopeptide repeat protein produces MSLFKKLFGQKPHADKPAEAGIDAGGAPADPASDPNMVRVYDSYDRELFITRQVWRDSILPGQMKKVWDDPDSLYSTIVQSLKDGFAAEMIQPAERLGEIDHDAQRAIVVLATVYRMQKRLNESDEILRRHIARHGESGVILTNLAKVHADRGEHDEVLQTLWRGLQLDPNQENGLGWYEAIHREKDGATAGLEAFRRVAALPGAWRARLWLARDALARRDLSAALRLYDEALSLAPTPKPIDLLQQISGDLGTQGYLEQILALAEPHFDPNVHGVAIGNNLIKAHLDLGQLDAAQRMLDRLFSFKRPDWHETLAFWDTEIARNRAAKAGADLPAVPKITTVVVDGPLWLRASTGAAGLVPAKRPGAVIVACLGSSFTAPDVSSGSVRMQLSDVPGRTSRALPLYLAEQLHLRTDAVGRVLQPWIQEGHCGFVLCGDPWSDERAVAQARGGNQSADYVVVLHLDGVANPWSATLRLVRISDGSLLGTAVATFTAQSPQPGFDRLATALMELIASNAGVRRATAPDFYQVPAGADFAAYQLRLEQALAVSLTATCRPEPGFLNGEREIVAGNLQLCSNQPSNPTPRLLLVHTLLQLQKLRPDVVLEFKDKIALLQKEKPLTGPAGGIVHSILGSMFEN; encoded by the coding sequence ATGAGTCTCTTCAAAAAACTGTTCGGCCAGAAGCCCCATGCTGACAAGCCTGCGGAAGCGGGCATCGACGCGGGTGGTGCGCCCGCCGATCCCGCGAGCGATCCCAACATGGTTCGCGTCTATGACTCCTATGATCGGGAGCTTTTCATCACGAGACAGGTGTGGCGCGACTCGATACTGCCAGGCCAGATGAAGAAAGTCTGGGATGATCCCGACTCCCTGTACTCGACGATCGTTCAATCTCTCAAAGACGGTTTTGCGGCTGAGATGATCCAGCCAGCGGAACGTCTGGGAGAGATCGACCATGACGCGCAACGTGCCATTGTTGTGCTCGCAACAGTTTACCGAATGCAGAAGCGGCTCAACGAATCGGATGAGATTCTACGGCGACATATCGCACGCCATGGCGAGTCCGGGGTCATTCTGACCAATCTCGCAAAAGTTCACGCGGATCGCGGAGAGCATGACGAGGTGCTGCAAACTCTCTGGCGCGGCTTGCAACTCGATCCGAATCAAGAAAACGGCCTGGGCTGGTACGAAGCCATCCATCGCGAAAAGGACGGAGCCACCGCTGGTCTCGAGGCATTCCGACGGGTCGCTGCCCTACCCGGTGCATGGCGCGCGCGACTATGGCTGGCTCGCGATGCCCTTGCTCGTCGCGATCTATCGGCAGCTCTTCGGCTCTACGACGAAGCGCTGAGTCTCGCCCCCACTCCGAAGCCGATCGATCTGCTGCAGCAGATCAGCGGCGATCTTGGTACCCAAGGTTATCTGGAGCAGATCCTCGCGTTGGCCGAGCCGCACTTCGACCCGAATGTTCACGGAGTCGCGATAGGGAACAATCTGATCAAAGCTCATCTGGATCTCGGTCAGCTCGACGCGGCCCAACGGATGCTCGATCGGTTGTTCTCGTTCAAACGTCCAGACTGGCACGAAACCCTGGCGTTCTGGGACACGGAAATCGCAAGGAATCGGGCGGCGAAGGCCGGAGCCGATCTGCCTGCTGTGCCCAAGATCACGACTGTCGTGGTCGATGGTCCACTCTGGCTCCGAGCATCAACTGGTGCTGCCGGTCTGGTACCGGCAAAGCGGCCCGGCGCCGTCATCGTTGCTTGCCTTGGCAGCAGTTTCACCGCTCCGGATGTATCCAGTGGCAGCGTCCGGATGCAGCTGAGCGACGTTCCCGGTCGGACGAGCCGTGCATTGCCGCTCTATCTTGCCGAGCAGCTTCATCTGCGAACCGATGCTGTCGGTCGTGTTCTTCAACCTTGGATTCAGGAAGGTCACTGCGGTTTTGTGCTCTGTGGAGACCCTTGGAGTGACGAACGAGCCGTGGCTCAGGCCCGAGGCGGGAACCAGTCGGCGGACTACGTCGTCGTGCTTCACCTAGACGGTGTCGCGAACCCATGGTCCGCCACACTGCGACTTGTGCGAATCTCGGATGGCTCTCTTCTCGGTACAGCTGTCGCTACATTTACTGCTCAGAGCCCGCAGCCTGGCTTCGATCGCCTGGCGACTGCGCTCATGGAACTCATCGCCTCAAACGCAGGTGTTCGTCGCGCGACCGCGCCGGATTTTTATCAGGTTCCTGCGGGTGCCGATTTTGCTGCATACCAGCTCCGCCTCGAACAGGCGTTGGCCGTGTCGTTGACAGCCACCTGCAGACCGGAGCCAGGCTTTCTCAACGGTGAACGTGAGATCGTCGCGGGGAATCTGCAGCTCTGTTCGAATCAACCCTCAAATCCCACGCCGCGCCTGCTGCTCGTGCACACGCTCCTTCAACTTCAAAAGCTGCGTCCCGACGTCGTTCTCGAGTTCAAGGACAAGATTGCACTCCTGCAGAAAGAAAAGCCGCTGACTGGTCCGGCAGGGGGAATCGTTCATTCCATTCTCGGATCGATGTTCGAGAACTGA
- a CDS encoding HNH endonuclease signature motif containing protein: protein MKTSKKALQVAFSFVIYSLWIWAGLDAFFSGSGGVSGGAIIGGVFDAISLEQQQRTEGLSFLDIVDPALMHPPDAAIRGGWRTDAAVVLDRELTSLASMDAHCRVLQARLSRRFLQQRAWRPLGFVRLPDYTRERLGIAPRTLEDDARVMTLLDALPALRAALEHGEIGWTTVRTLVRVATRENDASLLEYAGTMTTRKLEAFVRELETTGTPSADQADSSAGAVETGNAENTDPEVRLRIVVSRTGRRLFRVAHELASRSAGAPLNAAQSLELVLAEAMAAAPAHDAAGGRWLPPLDGMAQRFLANHQNRETRGEAAIRGFLAEAGVCEGFDWLACPRRGAGPAAQLDALGRDVDALDAVELDRRLRVIQRAAQRIDSQMAALLRIGIDRRLFREIGFATVRLYVASRLGFCPSKAWSLIAIERACWRVNSVFREAWRDGRISHLAAVVLMPVLNDRHVRAWIERARSVTLRRLKDEVAAALAAADENNDLPAPPVAGARIPVDDSPSADLEEVQMRADGAVRLTDLHPHGAVHLTFRVPVSVAVLAETAFVVHRRHPEARWRTFERILAMAIREWTSVPRHRDPIFERDGWRCTVPACSSRRNLHDHHVTFRSHGGGNAQDNRTTVCAAHHLHGIHAGIVKASGPAPDGIVWELGCRPGGLTLMRLVGDVYATCR from the coding sequence GTGAAAACATCGAAAAAAGCCTTGCAGGTTGCGTTTAGTTTCGTTATTTATTCGCTATGGATCTGGGCCGGTCTGGATGCATTTTTTTCAGGCTCCGGCGGCGTCTCCGGTGGCGCGATCATCGGAGGCGTCTTCGATGCGATTTCACTCGAACAGCAGCAACGAACCGAAGGCCTTTCTTTCCTCGACATCGTCGACCCCGCACTGATGCATCCGCCGGACGCAGCGATCCGCGGCGGCTGGCGCACAGATGCCGCCGTCGTGCTCGACCGCGAGCTGACGTCGCTCGCGTCGATGGACGCGCACTGCCGCGTGCTTCAGGCACGTCTGTCGCGCAGGTTTCTGCAGCAGCGCGCGTGGCGGCCGCTCGGGTTCGTGCGGCTGCCGGACTACACGCGCGAAAGACTCGGCATCGCTCCCCGCACACTCGAAGACGATGCTCGCGTGATGACGCTGCTCGACGCGTTGCCCGCTTTGCGCGCTGCGCTCGAACACGGCGAGATCGGATGGACGACGGTTCGAACTCTCGTGCGCGTCGCCACTCGTGAGAATGACGCGTCTCTTCTCGAGTACGCCGGGACAATGACTACGCGAAAACTCGAGGCATTCGTTCGCGAGCTCGAAACAACGGGCACGCCATCTGCGGATCAAGCGGATTCTTCGGCGGGCGCCGTGGAGACGGGCAATGCCGAGAACACTGACCCGGAGGTCAGACTGCGTATTGTAGTTTCGCGTACCGGCCGCCGGCTGTTTCGCGTGGCGCACGAGCTCGCAAGCCGGAGCGCCGGCGCACCGCTGAATGCCGCGCAGTCGCTCGAGCTCGTACTGGCGGAGGCGATGGCTGCAGCTCCGGCGCACGATGCGGCCGGAGGGCGTTGGCTTCCACCGCTCGACGGCATGGCGCAGCGATTTCTCGCGAACCATCAAAACCGCGAAACGCGCGGTGAAGCTGCCATCCGCGGATTTCTGGCGGAGGCCGGTGTCTGCGAGGGCTTTGACTGGCTCGCCTGCCCGCGACGCGGGGCGGGACCGGCCGCGCAGCTCGATGCGCTCGGCCGCGACGTCGACGCACTCGATGCGGTCGAGCTCGATCGACGTCTGCGCGTGATTCAGCGCGCCGCGCAGCGGATCGACTCCCAGATGGCGGCGCTGCTTCGCATCGGCATCGACCGCAGGCTCTTTCGCGAGATCGGCTTTGCCACGGTCAGGCTGTACGTCGCGTCACGACTGGGCTTCTGTCCGAGCAAGGCGTGGAGTCTGATCGCGATCGAGCGCGCATGCTGGCGCGTCAATTCGGTTTTTCGCGAGGCGTGGCGGGACGGGCGCATCTCGCATCTGGCTGCGGTCGTTCTCATGCCGGTGCTGAACGACCGTCACGTCCGCGCATGGATCGAGCGCGCTCGTAGTGTGACGCTTCGCAGGCTCAAGGATGAAGTCGCCGCCGCGCTTGCCGCGGCAGACGAAAACAATGATCTTCCCGCGCCGCCTGTCGCCGGTGCACGAATCCCGGTCGACGACAGCCCGAGCGCCGATCTCGAAGAAGTCCAAATGCGTGCGGATGGCGCGGTGCGACTGACCGACCTCCACCCGCACGGTGCGGTGCATCTCACATTTCGTGTTCCGGTTTCCGTGGCCGTGCTGGCCGAGACTGCTTTCGTCGTGCATCGGCGCCATCCGGAAGCTCGCTGGCGCACGTTCGAGCGGATTCTCGCGATGGCGATCCGCGAATGGACCAGCGTCCCGCGACATCGCGACCCGATATTCGAGCGCGACGGATGGCGCTGCACGGTTCCCGCCTGCAGCTCGCGGCGCAACCTGCACGATCATCACGTCACGTTCCGATCACACGGCGGCGGCAACGCGCAGGACAACCGCACGACGGTGTGTGCGGCGCACCATCTGCACGGGATTCATGCGGGGATCGTAAAGGCCAGTGGACCCGCGCCCGACGGAATCGTCTGGGAGCTCGGGTGCCGGCCGGGCGGGCTCACGCTCATGCGCCTCGTGGGCGACGTCTACGCTACTTGCCGGTAA